The genomic stretch agcaaccacaacaatctgaaggaaggaccaatcaaaactcacttttatcctcaatcaaggagtacttcaacatggaagtatcatgaaagtgagaaaaatagtgaatatggagtagtagaagtggagccatattcactatggaagaagggaatgcaagtgaagtcacttataatactattttcatagtgtcaataagtggttatcttgcaaaacaaaccctagaagaaggaaaatagacaagtgaagtcatagctggtataataagaccatagctgatataggataaccatgaagaaaaAGAATGTAAAgtaaggtatatcttaactaaaactatgtaagtagccacagctggtaagtagatattgactagaaccataaaataGCCACAGCtgctatccaataagccacatctggtactaggtagtctgcagctggtaccagatagctcacagcctgaacatttctttacctaaaagaaagggggattccgcagctagtatttcatagCTGGTATCTCGTGGTtagtaaatatttagtcggaggattcataatggatacccacaactgtgtggatacaccagaaAGAATTCTtgatgagactctagaaaagtacaaactacaagcTAGACCAAGAtcaatcttctaaccttggagtttaatgattagaagaaaggaagtttgaagatcattagtaaactccaagggggagaggaaggctgaaggagaagtatttaaatatgatttggattatgatggaccaagaagaaggtctgaactgagaggaagtccgatcttatttttataaggttgttgggaagtacccatataaaagtactctcaggaggttgtcagaccagaagccgaggttcatatctcgaagaagtaagagttagaccctaacttgagtgggtaattgttgattactcgaaaccaagagaactcaagtaagtttAATActgatgaagttggatgaagaagatatcggaggacaatcaaagcctaagaagataCAAAAGATCGAAGgagtttgactataccaaaactaatgattattagaaagattcctttcatggaacctaaagaaaccaaaaggaagataactagcttataaactagaagccatgattggatggactaaatgagtctaatccattcgtaggactaaacaaccaggaccatgcctattgtaaataccttaccaagtaccattactttcgttatggtagtaagggaaaacaataccctactttAAATGAATCCTTTAGAATTGAGGTTTGAacatcgcagctggtacaccatagtgccatattacatcgcagctggattaccgcagctggtagaaccaagttttaagtacctaaataggaagatgtcaccatagccattagtaaagtccattaactcaataagatgtcctaatccaagaatctttggagagtaagcctataagcttagagtgttggaagaaaccaTAGAATTGAAGAGAATATCAGTGCCAGTCATCAGAAgtctccaggaaggatctggacaagggatatattccactatatctagtgggatcaccatggagttgaaggatggtgatctgttcaagacatttcaacattccgaaacatgagggcgttcgaacttcgggacgaagttcggtttaaggggagaggctgtaatatcccgggtttagaggcaataaaatgagagaacaccaaagtgtgcattgcattcatgcatagaaaatccggggaattttcgcgcttcaaataaaacttaccacaagaatcgaagtttcacttgacttgctcggaattgaagtagatcatcaagtcaagcgctataaacttcactgtgatctttgctaaaccttgttttgggtagagatgatttgatctatgtattagatcaaatggaattagatttacacaacacttaaaagttagcaactacctttgtgtgtaatttaattcacttataaataaggtaaaccatagggtctaaaatgcataaaagccacacattcttatttaaatcctaacttattaaatacattgaatatcataaaactaaatccgtttacattacgaattatagtctaaactatttgtataaaattaactatgagtattttgaaactcatatgatcatgccttggtgaaatcaaatccaactatccaaatttgaggaataaccctcaactttgaccttttcaccaatattataatataaatccaatcaaatataatatagtgactcatcaacaataataaaaccatccacaagatatttagtagcaaatgccacttggctatccaaaataaatcatatgaggggataatgatcttgccacatgggatgaaaatatctacatgacttgcatcccaagctttgccacctcatgctcaaaggattgctatggatgagggcatgacaaccaagcaccttactcatcaaaccaacacaagagtcaccacctatgtgtcatgacactagagcttgcccaagcctataaatagagccacacccttcctccatttggacaccttgtaccatgctacaaggaaaccaaacacttgagaccttccatgtgaattagctaggatcaagatgaagaagctaggaggtggaggcataccacaagatgcaggtttatcagatttcctgaagaacaagctacataagatttcaaggtagaattcctaggcaaaccatctatttagaggatcatatcatcatctcttgagtagaaccttaggatattccaagatattgagaagtgagagaggttatagatgctaaccatatccatgtctatcctagagaatattagagtagtattaaattctacttgttcaaaccaacctttaatcttgtagatgagaACCATGtaccattagtgaaacataaccaaagcttatgctcatattttaatcctagttgtgtatcacattggtgatcaccacttaaatcctaaactacatttgaattccaacccatggattaacttggattataattagaaccctaccatgcctcatgcctagttaatacttcaattagtgaagcatcaccaaaaccctaaacctttcacctaggaatcagttcacataaaatattaaaccctacctttccatcttagtagaccaaatgaagtagtgttctataaattaaaccatcattagaaaATGCATTACtacttataaacataggatccatcttaattagttcaagctaaagtttactaaaaccagattagtgattatagaactttcttaaccatcttcttaaaaccttaggaataattctccacataaaatcatgaaccaattccatttcctttaccatttgttaaaccccataattaaattatatgtgagtaatcactatgaataagcactagcacaatagaatatgttcaccttcacatgttctcaatttcaaatcctttaaaacagaattgattcctaaatttaaaaggcaattgagatgaaccctaaatctatacctattttaaattttgagttgtgtctcatgagaacataaaattaatcaattataaaatggttgtttaaaaacaaaacaatacagtgagaaacattatcaaattgttttgatactcaaataatttagaacctgcaaaagaaaccagaaatcaatttgaattcaaatagcaaattcaaatcagaatataaaaacagaaaattgaaaagaaaatagaaaacagagagaggggcttaccaggCTTACCTCTTCGTCGCAGCCCAGCACCGCACCCACCGAAGCAGGCCAACGCAGCCCAAAcgcggcccagcccaaagccacatACCGATTCGATTGCTTTAAATTTCGTGCGAGAGGAAaaacgacgtcgtcgtcgtctccgagctcgacagcgcggagGCGCCAGTAGACGCTGTCTCCGACGAGGATAAGAACGCCGCCGGACGCTGCAGGCACACTCAAAGCTCTATCTAAATGATTCACGTCCGAGCTTATCCTGGAGGAAAAGATCTTCGTCAATAGGAACCCTCCAGACACCGACACCTCTCCGAtcatggccgtcgccgtgtcgtaGCCACAGTGCTTCCCCCGACCTATAAAAACTCGAGCAGAAGCTCCGTGAAGCCCTTGTTCATCATAGCCAATCCTTATCCTCCCTCGTTTCCTAATTCTTCCTCTAGCAGCAAGTCTCTGTCGCCGGCGACCTCCATGGCACCGTCGATTGAGAGCATCCCGGAGTTCATGGCGTAGCTCAATCGAAGCGCCTGATCGAGTATAGTCAtctggaggagcagagcatcaaggaGGGCCCGGTACAACGCCAATTTCAGATTTTCCCCTTGCAGCAGATCGCCGGAATCCGCGACGGTGAGCTCGTCTCCGGTCACCTCAAGCCTCACCGAGCCCACCAGCATATTCAGGTGACTCTTGCGCATCTCAGGGACCATCTCGCTCGCTTAATCATCAACCGTAGCCCCGATTTGATATTTGGCCGACGTGCGCCGCCGCAGATGGTgctcgccggagcaactccggtgaccatttggcGGAGGCACCACCACCGTTCGGTTCGGCGTTTAGTGCTGCGTCGATTAGGCTTAGTCGCACGTCCGCGGGaacccctagcgccgccgtcgtCGGGGGTCAGCTCGCCGGAGTTGAGCCCCGGGTCAGTCAAACATTTTGACTCGGTCTTGCTCACGTGGCTGCCACGCTGGACTTGGTCCCACTCGTCTGTCTCTGGAGCTAGATAACCAACCGGTACATTTAGTGTtttcgttttatttcaaattccagtaaattgctgagactttgcaaaattctagaaaattcatatcaactcagaaaattttgaataatatatcaaaatgttcacaaaaataaactccattcaaataaaatataaaataaaaatgtgtgtcaaaataaaaattcacttatttttaattttcttaattatgccatttcatttatttaaaatgcaaatatgaattcaataattagtgaagtttaaaaattaaattttaactattcagtaactaagtaaaatgttaggattaaattttatttaccatatttacattaacttaattattagtagtaattcataaaccctaatttgcaatttactattttctattttctttaaatagtaataatcaagaaaatattaaaagccaaaaTTATTTTGATAACTCAAAATTTTATAACTTAAACATTCTttaattaacaagttaattattttaaaacctaatcacaaattgttaaaccctaattctcaattaaacctaaataaaagttaccctaaatattaattcttgtaaaaattaataaaatgttaaaccattattaattttgtttcaaagtaattagttaccacacctttattgccaattataattttaggagatgtaccataatttagaaaccctagtttcaatattgagtaagaccttgatctcattaattcatgtgatcaccctaaattagaaacaactccaaaaccctagttatgtgttacatgtgatcatgtgaatttcaccttacatagagaaccttattatgtgaccaacaaatacaagtcggGATCTACCAACATAGAGccaattcacatgagtcatcatttcatgtctctaaTTCCAATTTAAaatctatatgatccactagtgccacctaaatataaaccctagcttgttaccacatgttagcaccattgatcatcaatccattataccataccattaggatcaacctcaaccattaaaccctagtagaactataatgatgaaccctagtaccaaccttgtgtagcaattcacatcacatgctcctattcaactaaaccctacttaggaaatgataagtcacttaacttagaaccattagagattatttagtaaagcaattgtgaagccatcgtaaaccctaatagctaatttatagaaccatcttaaataaccatcctttgatatgatgcttagaagaaaccatagcaataaacctgccaatacttgttatatagaaacccattctatttaagaaaccaactagttcctattagtgaaactagatgaacccaatagtaaaccctagaaagccatagctcctatgtatagtagatcATATtcatatttaacctgttcttcaaaagttattcttttgaagtacaaatgttaatcaaaccttagaagccctaatccttctttgaaatactcattaattcttaattaacatgttcttcaaaagttattcttttgaagtatagtataagtaatcatcaatcatgttctgcagaatttaaaattaacaacttgttctttacctattattccaccattattccttatgtgtatgattgttatgatgtcttatatcacttgattatgatgctaatataaccaaaccctaataagaaccttgtttgagaaccattctaaaagtgcaacacaccctaaagaaatctgtacaactcatcaatcttaaatcatcgggattaggttacgctcgggacgattgcatttcatactatgcattatagcattattgccagttctttaaacattgtccttaccggacgatgatggtatttcagcatttggagttctcacgtatcgaagcttttgctcgcataatcttgcgatcaagaaaggcaagttcatcgcttgctcatgtcatttgattatttgtatcaaactatatgcaaagtactatacttatcactcatgcattgaaaagcaaagtattattttacaattatgaatatgactatgtggtgggcaatggaaccatggtatgtgttgatatggtggaggttccattgcaatgggttatatcaccctaggattaattaccaatgccgtccgagtgattctagcgccgtacaaaccgcgttgaccatgagatctataatggctctggggaagccagccgtatcttttcccttcgcacgccaacggatcggagagacggtggggtgctcggaggcactgccgcaataggttgggaaatccttttaaatccccatccattggtgatgttaatctcttccgatctatgaaggattgtccggagtacaccatgagtaaagccgtattatcgggggaagtctactggaggtgtacgggtcggacaaaagggtgggtttgcagtcgcggagaaggcggtgtgggcttggatcttacacctggcctcacaccaaaggaagtgtggacgggaaagccgacgcctggttggcaacaaggataaggtctcttatgggaaaagtaacgcacctctgcagagtgtatcaaattgtggctgtcactccctgttccgggaagggaactgcgaacgcggcaggaaaggaactccacgaagttctggtcaactctgtgaagaccgacgggcatagttttcggaataaaataaaccttttgaagaaatgtttacaaaaacttgcattggcctatgactttccggtctatggctgtagctagtgcatgatacacatatttcctaatatgaacttgccgagtacgctcgtactcattctatctcgtttgaacccccttcttagagcaatgcaccgaaggagaaactaccgtggaactcgaagacaaaggagtcaactgcaacaagatgaagaatccaatcaacgtagtcaatggagtcaactcctgcatcggttattatggaaacctagactagcaatagaagggaatctttccctaatcctagcacctaagtagctagatttctatagcaagccaagtagctcttgaacttgagttagcaataagatagattacgagtcgttcttccggagctttatttgaagttttacctcactcgtaaagtaggaggttgtgtggatcttatgtaaactgttcgtgtgtacttctatagacataccttggactcgcatatgtttctgttgtaccactctgagagatgtaatatgggtggaacggtgtttcacttgtgttatgtcaacgacttgtgtactacaccatgcagtggtacgctgggtcatcacatctACATGCAGCCTCACATGCATGAATCTTTTCTCTCGCTTCTCACATGCACATGGAAGCAAATGGGGGCTAGGACCGAAAGATTAAATAGGCCCCAAAGGCCATTAGCCGAATGTGAAATGAGAGGCAtcgagtgaagatgctcttagtgaagatgaacttcttagttatatagctATAGATGGAGTCTCAAGCCCTACTGCTGGCAGCTGCGGTGGCTTTACTCTGAATCGGGGATGATGCTCCTTCTTTACATACAAGAAAGCTCTTGCTTTGGCGACTTCAAAAGGAAGCCCTTCTTTTCATCAGGTCCCTGACGACAAATGGTAGCTTTCGAAGCGTTGCACTTTTAATCTTTTTGCAGTTTCTTAGGTATACTTACCAGGTCTTGTAATTCCTGCTGTAaactgcattttttttttgacaagacGTAAACTGCATATATGAGTTGATGAATTTGGCATTTCCGGCGCCGCGTCAGTTCCCATTCGAGAGACTACCCCCTGGTGACGTATTCCAAGCATCGCATAACCATCAGATGGTACATATGCGGCTGAGATAAACCAGCACCCCCGCTGCCCGCCGTGTGTCAAGATCGTGGCCGTCGCGACTCGCGCCGCCCGCCTTTCTTCagtcctcctccgccccgtcGTCTCCGCCCCACCTCGCCGATCCCAGCCGCCGCCATGGCGGTGCGCGCGACGGTCTCCCGCTTCCCCGTGACGCAGGACGCGCTGGACGCGTGCGGGGTCCAGTGGGGCATCTCCGTCACGcccttcgccgccgccgacgagcgcggccagccgcccgccgccgccgaccgcggCGACCGCCTCCCGCGCTGCGAGCGCTGCTGGGCCTACTTCAACACCTACTGCGACGTCGAGCGCTGGGGCTGGGCCTGCGCGCTCTGCGGCACCCTCAACGGCTTCGACGACGACGCCGCGCGCCGCTACCAGCGCGCGGAGGAGCGCCCCGAGCTCAGCGCCTCCTTCGTCGACTTCGAGATCCCAGGTGCGTActgccgcccgcccgcccgcctccCTGCTCCTGCTGCTGTCGTCTTGCGGTTTCCAGTTGGTTTCCCATGGATGGCCTTGCTTGCTTGGTGGTACAATTCTTCTGACCCCTGGATTGGATTGGGCTTGTGCAGTGGACGAGGTGGATGGCCTGCCGGCGCGGCCTGTCTATGTGGCGGCGGTGGATCTTGCCTGTAAGtccaattatcttgcttaacgccTCGCGATCATGAAATTCTGTACTACTGGTGGAAGTTAATTTTGCATGTGAATTAGTAGTACATTTCTCATGATGTTTATACCCAAGTAATAAGCCACCTAGAAAAGAGAAGCATATTAAACGAGAATAGTTAGAGTGAATGCATATAGCTCAGATTCTTGTTGAGTTGTTGCTCTATATGATCAAATTGCCATCATGCTGCAATCAAATTCAGTTGGATCATCAAACAGTCTCCCCGAGGTTATGGTATGATTACTCTACATGATTATTGCTAGAATTGATTGTTGCCCTGTTTCACCGTCCTCAGGTTCTGAAGAGTTCCTGGAACTCATCAAGAGTGCGCTTCTGGCAGCCCTAGAAGGTTAGCATGTTTAACTTGCTGAATTTTGGGTTCTCAGGTCATTTTGTGCTGTTGGGTTGTCATGTTTCCATTTGTCCTTAATTGGGTTTCTCCATGCAACAGCTCTGATTCCAGGCTCCCTTTTCGGGCTTATGACATTCAGCCACAAGATTGGCTTGTATGATGTACAAGGTCCAATTCCTGTTGTGAAGAATGTGTTCATCCCTCCAGACTCAGAAGAAGATGGACCGCCTGTTGCCCTTGAAGATGCCATGCCCCTACTTTCGTTTTTGGCCCCTGTATGTTACATAACTATGATACTGAACCTATTCCACTGGCTTCAGGTTCTGAAGAGTTCCTGGAACTCATCAAGAGCTATAGCAAGTTTTACAGGTTGGTTTAGTCAATCTCAGGATTAACGTTTGATTGTGAGCAGGTCGATACATGCAAGGAACGAATTGCCGCTGCCCTGGAGACATTACGACCTACATCTTCGTGGGAGAGAGGCGCTGCTTCCGGGCAGGAAGCAGATACTGTTTTGCTTGGTGGGCGAGGTTTCGGAACAGCCATGTCTTCTCTAATTGACTACCTAAGTTCAGAGTATGGTTCTACTTTTGCTTTGGGTAAGTTAACACATCCCTTTCTGCGATTTTTAAATTGCTTCTTGTAATGTAAACAATTATGTTTCTTAAGATAATTGTATTTTGCAAAGAGTTTTCTACTTTCTGTTTTCATGCCTAACTACCGATTGTTTCTTGTTAATTTAACAACAGCTAGGGTATTTGCTTTTCTGTCTGGTGCTCCTGATTATGGAGACGGTCAACTAGATACTAGGAGATATGGCGAGCAATATGCTAGCAGAGGGGAAGATGCTGACCTTGCGTTGCTCCCTGAGCAGATACCTTTCTATAAAGATCTAGTAAGCTTCTGTTGATTTTGTAGAGAAAAATAAGTTACGTTTCCTTTACTCTGTCTACCCTGTAGTGAGCTTCGTGAAATTTTGAAACAGGCAGCTGTTGCTGTTCAAGCAGGAGTATGTGTAGACATATTTGCTGTAACTGATGAATATACTGATTTGGCTTCGTTGAAGTTTTTAAGTATCGAAAGTGGTGGCTCGTTATTTCTCTATGCAAATGCCGATGATTCAACACTTCCTCAGGACATGTGAGCTTGATCTTATGACTGCCCTCGTATTTTATTTTGGAAATTCTATCTGCCTAGGTTTCTGATAAAATGCGAATGGGGTTTTCCTCAATACCTTGCATTTCTCTCTGAACAGATATCGCCTGTTGAGTCGACCCTATGCATTTGGTTGTGTTCTAAGGCTTAGAACATCTTCTGATTTTGAACCTGGCCGCTCTGTAAGCAATCAAGCCACCTATTTTCACATTATCTGTCGGATTAAACCAGTGTATATCACTGCAAAGTTTTATAAAGCCACCTTAGGTGCCACTGACTTGTTTGGTGTggacccatatgtcattgatgcaaTGAGTGGTATAACGGTTACTGAAATTTGATGTGTTAGACAAGGATTTGACCCTTAACTATCCATCCTTTTGCAGTATGGTCATTTCTTTCCTGATCCGCAATATGAAAATGTGCAACATATTATCTGCTGTGATTCTTTTGCTACTTATGCCTATGACTTCAACTTTACCCATGCCGATGGCTTCTCCAGgtattttactttattttcacCATTAGACGTAGGTTGCTGTTAAATAATGAGTATCTggaatttaaatgcatgccaatgaACTGCCGTCTACAATATCTGATATGCCTAATGATGTGGGCCCTGCTGTTCTCTGCGATATGATATGTTAAGTTTTTTTTGCATAAATTAGACTAATTCAGCATGTGTCCTGCTGTTATATTTGAGAGAAAATCCCACAATCAAATCCTTTTTGTTGCAATATTTTTTTGTAATCAAGGTAGACACTGACACAGGGTAAGTGCAAAGAATCAAATTTTTGTCCAACTCGTTGTTCAAACTTCATTTCATATCAGCCATATGAAGTGGTGTGGTATTTCAAATCATTAAGATATCCTACATAGATGGGTAACTCTACATACGCTATAAGCGGCTAATAATTTTCCGTACATGATCATATCGAGCTTCTAAAGAGAGCTTGCGCAATAAAAGCATAATTCATTTTCACTATTTGAAGAAACCTAGTT from Lolium rigidum isolate FL_2022 chromosome 4, APGP_CSIRO_Lrig_0.1, whole genome shotgun sequence encodes the following:
- the LOC124707548 gene encoding protein transport protein sec24-like → MAVRATVSRFPVTQDALDACGVQWGISVTPFAAADERGQPPAAADRGDRLPRCERCWAYFNTYCDVERWGWACALCGTLNGFDDDAARRYQRAEERPELSASFVDFEIPVDEVDGLPARPVYVAAVDLACSEEFLELIKSALLAALEALIPGSLFGLMTFSHKIGLYDVQGPIPVVKNVFIPPDSEEDGPPVALEDAMPLLSFLAPVDTCKERIAAALETLRPTSSWERGAASGQEADTVLLGGRGFGTAMSSLIDYLSSEYGSTFALARVFAFLSGAPDYGDGQLDTRRYGEQYASRGEDADLALLPEQIPFYKDLAAVAVQAGVCVDIFAVTDEYTDLASLKFLSIESGGSLFLYANADDSTLPQDIYRLLSRPYAFGCVLRLRTSSDFEPGRSYGHFFPDPQYENVQHIICCDSFATYAYDFNFTHADGFSRHTEPAVVQIAFQYSVVEPVEEASGNDPQSYPSYKFFLKRRLRIRTLQYRPAKDINEMYDSVDPEAVLHILVHKVILVSLENGVREGRHSVHDWLAILITRYNDVLRSDARTPESHIDIDFSQFPQLQMLPQFVFAMLRSPLLRLHEEGIHPDYRIYLQCLFSALEPSSLAKAIYPVLTSYSSPNKQAFPRHTLSRAALTMSESPIFLLDAFTNLVVYYSSAADPSLPFPPPHDCLLRTTINALKQDRCLTPKLTFVRGGEDDSSLFENYLIEEQDVDGSGFTTGKGFISFRESIRNEVAEILKEESGS